The following proteins come from a genomic window of Nicotiana tomentosiformis chromosome 12, ASM39032v3, whole genome shotgun sequence:
- the LOC138903216 gene encoding uncharacterized protein has protein sequence MAWNVLPQKKETTRAQLSSVENQLQIMKNKSSIQARKIEEFEARLASELAKAKSDAEKAKTNTDALVAVYRADAEAAQVQAREAAETANARAHWVAKLAKCRSQRETLEEIHNRGFDLSEKIKRAKEIEVDTESLAFDDDDDDDNGSKSGFESGEEPDREETAPKNNQET, from the coding sequence ATGGCGTGGAACGTCTTGCCGCAGAAAAAAGAAActactcgagcccaattatcatcggtcgaaaaccaacttcaaatcATGAAGAATAAGAGCTcgattcaagcaagaaaaatagaggagttCGAGGCTCGGTTagcctccgaacttgccaaggccaaatctgacgcCGAAAAAGCAAAGACCAATACAGATGCAttagtggccgtctatcgggcggatgctgaagctgctcaggtacaagcaagagaggcggCCGAGACCGCTAAcgctcgagcacattgggttgctaaacttgctaaatgccgatctcagagggagaccctcgaggagatccataaTCGAGGTTTCGATCTCTCCGAAAAAATTAAAAGGGCTAAAGAGATCGAAGTTGATACTGAATCCTTAGctttcgatgatgatgatgatgatgataatgggaGTAAGAGTGGGtttgagagcggggaggagcctgatagagaagagaccgcccccaaaaataaccaagaaacttag